CAGACGGCCCACCCGCGCCTCCTGGTCCAACACCCGGGCGGCCGCCCGCGCGCCGTCGGCGTCCACCACGACCCAGGCCTGCAGGGAGGAGTCCAGCCGCGCGATG
The sequence above is drawn from the Armatimonadota bacterium genome and encodes:
- a CDS encoding amidase, encoding MTAPHLLTATRLAAAVRAGEVSASEVVEACLDRIARLDSSLQAWVVVDADGARAAARVLDQEARVGRL